One Roseimicrobium gellanilyticum DNA window includes the following coding sequences:
- a CDS encoding DUF1501 domain-containing protein, with protein sequence MNAGTISRRQMLNRFGMGLGGIALAEMLGKEQAFGASSATAAVDRGVLGGTHWAPKAKRIIYLFMSGGPSHLDLLDYKPLLNQRHGEQLPDSVRGGQRLTGMSGNQSSIPLVGSPFKFAQYGQSGAWFSDLLPHTASISDELCVVRSMFTESINHGPGVTFFQTGSQIAGRPSMGSWLSYGLGQENANLPSFVVLITKGKGGQPLGAHLWGSGFLPTKHQGVLFRAAKDPVLYLGNPEGVSAQSRRLMLDRLKDLHEHQFAGTPDSEIQNRIDHYEMAYRMQTSIPEVSDFADEPQHILDSYGPDVKTPGTFAANCLLARRLAEKDVRFIQLYHQDWDHHGGLPGSLPKLCKETDQPAAALVKDLKQRGLLDDTLVVWGGEFGRTNYCQGKIQPNFGRDHHPRCFSVWMAGGGVKAGSVYGETCEFGYNVVKDGVHIHDFHATLMHLLGIDHERLTYKFQGRRYRLTDVHGHLVKGMVG encoded by the coding sequence ATGAATGCCGGTACCATTTCCCGACGCCAGATGCTCAACCGCTTCGGCATGGGCCTGGGTGGCATTGCACTGGCAGAGATGCTGGGTAAAGAGCAGGCCTTCGGAGCCTCTTCGGCCACTGCCGCAGTGGATCGCGGTGTGCTCGGAGGCACCCACTGGGCGCCCAAGGCGAAGCGCATCATCTATCTCTTCATGTCCGGCGGTCCTTCGCATCTGGATCTGCTGGACTACAAGCCGCTGCTGAATCAGCGCCATGGCGAGCAACTTCCTGACTCCGTCCGTGGTGGACAGCGGCTCACGGGGATGTCGGGGAACCAGTCATCCATCCCGCTGGTGGGCTCACCGTTCAAGTTCGCGCAGTATGGGCAATCCGGTGCGTGGTTCAGCGATTTGCTGCCGCATACCGCAAGCATTTCGGATGAGCTTTGCGTCGTGCGTTCGATGTTCACGGAGAGCATCAATCACGGTCCTGGTGTCACGTTCTTCCAGACCGGCAGCCAGATTGCGGGGCGTCCAAGTATGGGCTCCTGGCTGAGCTATGGCCTTGGCCAGGAAAATGCGAACCTGCCTTCCTTCGTGGTGCTCATCACCAAGGGCAAAGGCGGCCAGCCGCTTGGTGCGCATCTTTGGGGCAGCGGCTTCCTTCCTACAAAACATCAAGGTGTGCTCTTCCGTGCGGCGAAAGACCCAGTCTTGTATCTTGGCAATCCCGAGGGCGTCAGCGCCCAGAGCCGACGCCTCATGCTCGATCGCTTGAAGGACCTGCATGAGCATCAGTTCGCTGGCACACCGGATTCGGAAATTCAGAATCGCATCGACCACTATGAGATGGCCTACCGCATGCAAACGAGCATCCCAGAGGTCTCGGATTTCGCGGATGAACCACAGCACATCCTCGACTCCTACGGTCCGGATGTGAAGACGCCCGGTACCTTCGCAGCGAACTGTCTGCTCGCACGCCGTCTCGCAGAGAAGGATGTGCGTTTCATCCAGCTCTATCATCAGGACTGGGATCACCACGGCGGCCTTCCCGGATCCTTGCCAAAGCTTTGCAAGGAAACCGACCAACCCGCTGCTGCCCTCGTGAAGGATCTTAAACAGCGTGGCTTGTTGGATGACACCCTTGTGGTGTGGGGCGGTGAGTTCGGCCGCACCAACTACTGCCAGGGCAAGATTCAGCCAAACTTCGGCCGCGACCACCATCCCCGCTGCTTCAGCGTTTGGATGGCAGGAGGCGGCGTGAAAGCCGGCTCAGTCTATGGCGAGACCTGTGAATTCGGCTACAACGTGGTGAAGGACGGCGTGCACATCCACGACTTCCATGCCACGCTGATGCACCTCCTGGGCATCGACCACGAGCGGTTGACATATAAGTTCCAGGGGAGACGCTACCGCCTTACGGATGTGCATGGGCACCTCGTGAAGGGGATGGTGGGGTAG
- a CDS encoding AraC family transcriptional regulator — MDLQREAIHLDARQSFRLLRWKDNVRDVESILSPRRRVKFQGSGERWHYHPEMEITITQHGNGTRFVGDHIGPFDSLDVVLIGPNVPHFWKGLHGSAGYAVQWNLSPGQRQAQSMATTTGLALSLPEMEELKPLWKLSAHGIRFSGQTAEKALSLAEEMSREEGMVRLHLLLQLFTTLARAPRREWQRLSQRPFDLSGLHAHQPAIERAIRHILDHFREPLPLSDVLKVAGMSKATFARQFRKHAGTPFSAFVNRVRLDSACRELVAGSATVGEIAFGNGFNSLSYFNRVFRSAMKCNPKDYRKKAMRR, encoded by the coding sequence ATGGACCTCCAGCGCGAAGCCATCCATCTCGATGCCCGCCAGTCCTTTCGCCTCCTCCGGTGGAAGGACAACGTGCGCGATGTGGAGTCCATCCTCTCCCCCCGGCGACGCGTGAAGTTTCAGGGATCTGGAGAGCGCTGGCACTACCATCCGGAGATGGAGATCACCATCACCCAACACGGAAATGGTACCCGGTTCGTGGGAGATCACATCGGACCGTTCGACTCGCTGGATGTCGTGCTCATCGGCCCCAACGTGCCGCACTTTTGGAAAGGTCTGCACGGTTCGGCTGGCTATGCCGTGCAGTGGAATCTTTCACCTGGCCAGAGGCAGGCACAAAGCATGGCGACCACCACCGGTCTCGCACTCAGTCTTCCCGAGATGGAAGAGCTGAAGCCCCTCTGGAAACTCTCCGCTCACGGCATTCGCTTCAGCGGGCAGACTGCAGAGAAGGCCCTCTCCCTTGCCGAGGAGATGTCCCGCGAAGAAGGCATGGTCCGGTTGCATCTCCTCCTGCAACTCTTCACCACCCTCGCCCGCGCTCCCCGCCGCGAGTGGCAGCGGCTCTCGCAGCGGCCCTTCGACCTCTCCGGCCTGCACGCCCACCAGCCCGCCATCGAGCGTGCCATCCGCCACATCCTGGATCATTTCCGCGAACCCCTACCCCTGTCAGATGTGCTGAAAGTCGCCGGCATGAGCAAAGCCACCTTCGCCCGCCAGTTCCGCAAACATGCGGGAACTCCCTTCAGTGCGTTTGTGAATCGCGTGCGTCTGGATTCGGCGTGCAGGGAGTTGGTCGCAGGAAGCGCGACCGTGGGTGAGATTGCGTTTGGGAATGGGTTCAACAGTCTCTCGTATTTCAACCGAGTATTCAGGAGCGCGATGAAGTGCAATCCGAAGGACTATCGGAAGAAGGCGATGCGAAGATAG
- a CDS encoding TIM barrel protein — translation MSTPTTYRFSFGPWNISEGGDPFGPTVRAEYPHEAKYALYKPLGFDGVQFHDDDVVPGMDDLTPDQISKKATEVKAMLGNQGLTPEFVAPRLWFADATVDGGYTSNSAADRQYAWDRTQKCIDIANAVGSKAVVLWLAREGSYIRESKNARVAYDRLLETINKMLDYDKNIEIWIEPKPNEPTDQAYVPTIGHAIALAYASKDSKRVKGLIETAHALLAGLDPSDEMAFALAHDKLGSVHLNDQNGLKYDQDKNFGAANLRAAFNQVRVLEENGYGSKGEFIGLDVKAMRTQKGSPITAHLANSRTIFLHLVDKVRSYDRKLEQQYIEARDYEALELFVLNHLMGVK, via the coding sequence ATGAGCACGCCCACCACCTACCGCTTCTCCTTTGGCCCCTGGAACATCTCCGAGGGCGGCGATCCCTTTGGTCCCACCGTTCGCGCTGAGTATCCGCATGAGGCCAAATATGCCCTCTACAAGCCACTCGGCTTCGATGGCGTGCAGTTCCATGATGACGATGTGGTGCCCGGCATGGATGACCTCACACCAGACCAGATTTCCAAGAAGGCGACGGAAGTAAAGGCCATGCTCGGCAATCAGGGACTCACTCCCGAATTCGTCGCGCCGCGTCTCTGGTTCGCGGATGCCACAGTGGATGGCGGCTATACCTCCAACAGCGCCGCAGATCGCCAGTATGCCTGGGACCGCACCCAGAAGTGCATCGACATCGCGAACGCTGTGGGCAGCAAGGCCGTCGTCCTCTGGCTGGCACGCGAAGGCAGCTACATCCGTGAGAGCAAGAATGCGCGCGTGGCCTATGACCGCCTGCTGGAGACCATCAACAAGATGCTCGACTACGACAAGAACATCGAGATCTGGATTGAGCCCAAGCCGAATGAACCCACCGATCAGGCGTACGTGCCGACCATCGGCCATGCCATTGCGCTGGCGTATGCCTCGAAGGACTCGAAGCGAGTGAAGGGCCTCATCGAAACGGCCCATGCTCTGCTCGCCGGTTTGGACCCCTCCGATGAAATGGCCTTTGCCCTGGCGCACGACAAACTGGGCAGCGTGCACCTGAACGACCAGAACGGCCTCAAGTACGACCAGGACAAGAACTTCGGCGCGGCGAACCTGCGTGCGGCCTTCAACCAGGTGCGCGTGCTTGAGGAGAATGGCTACGGCTCGAAGGGTGAGTTCATCGGTCTTGATGTGAAGGCCATGCGCACGCAGAAGGGCAGTCCCATCACCGCCCACCTTGCGAACAGCCGCACCATCTTCCTGCACCTCGTGGACAAGGTGCGCAGCTACGACCGGAAGCTGGAGCAGCAGTACATCGAGGCCCGTGACTATGAGGCGCTTGAGCTTTTTGTGCTCAATCACCTGATGGGAGTGAAGTAA
- a CDS encoding class I fructose-bisphosphate aldolase: MKSFRLNRLFNAKSGRCFDVAVDHGFFNQPGFLQGIESMPKVIKTLVDAAPDAIQLTVGQARHLQEIPGREKPSLVLRTDVANIYGKELPTSRFSLMIEETMLQAVRFDAACVCVNLFQIPGAPEVHEQCVENILKLKPQADYYGMPMMVEPLVFQPNEKAGGYMVNGDVVQIMHLVRQAVELGADIIKADPTDDVSLYNQVVETAGGIPVLVRGGGRVSDREILERTQGLLKQGAAGIVYGRNIIQHPNPKGITRALMAMVHDNVSVDDALKLIA; the protein is encoded by the coding sequence ATGAAGTCTTTTCGCCTCAATCGCCTCTTCAACGCCAAGTCCGGACGCTGCTTTGACGTCGCCGTGGACCACGGTTTCTTCAATCAGCCAGGCTTCCTCCAGGGCATCGAGTCCATGCCCAAGGTCATCAAGACCCTCGTGGACGCCGCTCCGGATGCCATCCAGCTCACGGTAGGGCAGGCGCGTCACCTGCAGGAGATTCCCGGGCGCGAGAAGCCTTCCCTGGTGCTGCGCACGGACGTGGCGAACATCTACGGCAAGGAACTGCCCACTTCACGCTTCAGCCTCATGATTGAGGAGACCATGCTGCAGGCGGTGCGTTTCGATGCCGCGTGCGTGTGCGTGAATCTCTTCCAGATTCCCGGCGCGCCGGAAGTCCACGAGCAGTGCGTGGAGAACATTCTGAAGCTCAAGCCGCAGGCGGACTACTACGGCATGCCGATGATGGTGGAGCCCCTCGTCTTCCAGCCGAATGAAAAAGCCGGTGGCTACATGGTGAATGGCGATGTGGTGCAGATCATGCACCTCGTACGCCAGGCCGTGGAACTCGGGGCGGACATCATCAAGGCGGACCCCACGGACGATGTCTCCCTCTACAATCAAGTGGTGGAGACCGCTGGTGGCATCCCCGTGCTGGTGCGTGGCGGCGGTCGTGTGAGCGATCGCGAGATCCTCGAGCGCACCCAAGGACTGCTCAAGCAGGGCGCCGCGGGCATCGTGTACGGACGCAACATCATCCAGCACCCAAATCCCAAGGGCATCACCCGAGCGCTCATGGCCATGGTGCATGACAACGTCAGCGTGGATGACGCGCTGAAGCTCATCGCCTAG
- a CDS encoding Gfo/Idh/MocA family protein: protein MKSVGIGIIGGGLMGREMASAFGRWCALTDVEVKPELVAVADVVEDVRNWFQRIPSCTQLTGDYKELLANPAVDVVYVAVPHNLHERIYIDVLEAGKDLFAEKPFGFDLTAAKNIAAVVKKTGRYTRCSSEFPFFPGAQRVVQAVKVAKFGRVLEVVSGFHHSSDLDATKPANWKRFSRTCGEIGVLGDLGMHACHLPLRFGWKPKSLFAQLQKGYPQRPDGKGGMTDCDTWDNAVLHTWADIGGQEAPLRLEMKRLAPGETNTWFIEVLGTEGGVRYSTKHPKTLWVFEGGKEQYWKQTDLGFGTPFKAVTGGIFEPGFPDVIQQMWAAFLMEREGKLGDRFGCATVEEAVASQEIFAAALESQKTGTAVKLSL from the coding sequence ATGAAATCTGTCGGTATCGGCATCATTGGTGGCGGCCTCATGGGCCGTGAAATGGCCAGCGCCTTTGGGCGCTGGTGCGCCCTCACGGACGTGGAGGTGAAACCGGAACTCGTCGCCGTGGCGGACGTGGTGGAGGACGTGCGGAACTGGTTTCAGCGCATCCCTTCCTGCACGCAGCTCACGGGTGACTACAAGGAGTTGCTCGCGAATCCCGCCGTGGACGTGGTGTACGTGGCCGTGCCGCACAACCTGCATGAGCGCATCTATATTGATGTGCTTGAGGCAGGGAAGGATCTCTTCGCGGAGAAGCCCTTCGGTTTCGATCTCACTGCAGCGAAGAACATTGCTGCTGTCGTGAAGAAGACGGGCCGTTACACGCGGTGCAGTTCGGAGTTTCCCTTCTTCCCCGGCGCGCAGCGTGTGGTGCAGGCGGTGAAGGTCGCCAAATTCGGTCGTGTGCTGGAGGTTGTGTCCGGCTTCCATCACAGCAGTGACCTGGATGCCACGAAGCCTGCGAACTGGAAACGTTTCAGCCGCACTTGCGGTGAGATTGGCGTGTTGGGTGACCTTGGCATGCATGCATGCCACTTGCCGCTCCGCTTCGGGTGGAAGCCCAAGTCACTCTTCGCCCAGCTCCAGAAGGGCTACCCCCAGCGCCCGGATGGCAAGGGCGGCATGACTGATTGCGATACGTGGGACAACGCCGTGCTGCACACGTGGGCGGACATTGGTGGGCAGGAGGCGCCCCTTCGCCTGGAGATGAAGCGCCTGGCTCCCGGAGAGACGAATACGTGGTTCATCGAAGTGCTCGGCACCGAGGGGGGCGTGCGCTACTCCACGAAGCATCCCAAGACCCTTTGGGTGTTCGAGGGCGGCAAGGAGCAGTACTGGAAACAGACGGACCTTGGCTTTGGCACGCCGTTTAAGGCGGTGACGGGTGGCATCTTCGAACCGGGATTCCCGGATGTGATTCAGCAGATGTGGGCCGCGTTCCTCATGGAGCGTGAGGGCAAGCTGGGCGATCGTTTCGGTTGCGCCACGGTGGAGGAGGCGGTGGCTTCGCAGGAGATATTCGCCGCCGCGCTGGAATCGCAGAAGACTGGCACGGCAGTGAAGCTCTCCCTGTGA
- a CDS encoding ABC transporter ATP-binding protein: protein MADTSNAPVLNISGLRYERNDRKILKGVDWRVGAGEHWVILGPNGCGKTSLINCLTGYEMSTAGDITVDGSEFGRTDWREVRKRVGLVTSTLTSYLEPGEPVLDAVASGREAMLNLVGEVSAEVRTEARALLERIGCGYLADSFWGVLSQGERQKILICRALMSKYHVLILDEPCAGLDPVAREHFLGWLQQLATAPGAPSMVLVTHHVEEILPCFTHVLVLKQGAVLASGTKQEVLTSECLSEAYGAPLSLEAGGDRYRLTLLNP from the coding sequence ATGGCGGATACAAGCAACGCTCCCGTCCTGAACATCTCCGGTCTGCGCTATGAGCGCAACGACCGGAAGATCCTCAAGGGCGTGGACTGGCGTGTCGGGGCAGGGGAGCACTGGGTGATCTTGGGTCCAAATGGATGTGGAAAAACATCACTTATCAACTGCCTCACCGGCTATGAGATGTCCACTGCTGGAGACATCACGGTGGATGGCTCCGAATTCGGCCGCACGGACTGGCGCGAAGTGCGCAAGCGTGTAGGCCTGGTAACGAGCACACTCACGTCTTATCTGGAACCTGGCGAACCCGTGCTGGATGCCGTGGCCAGTGGTCGCGAGGCCATGCTGAATCTGGTGGGCGAAGTCAGTGCGGAGGTGCGCACCGAGGCGCGTGCACTATTGGAGCGTATCGGTTGCGGGTACCTTGCAGACTCATTTTGGGGCGTGCTTTCCCAGGGGGAACGACAGAAGATTTTGATCTGCCGAGCGCTGATGTCGAAATACCACGTACTCATTCTTGATGAGCCCTGCGCTGGTCTCGATCCCGTGGCGCGTGAGCACTTCCTCGGATGGCTGCAACAGCTTGCGACCGCGCCCGGCGCACCGTCCATGGTGCTGGTGACGCATCACGTGGAGGAGATTCTCCCGTGCTTCACCCATGTGCTGGTGCTGAAACAAGGCGCCGTGCTCGCCTCGGGCACCAAACAGGAGGTGCTCACCAGTGAATGCTTGAGCGAGGCGTATGGCGCGCCGCTGAGCCTGGAAGCGGGTGGTGACCGGTATCGACTGACACTGCTCAATCCTTGA
- a CDS encoding carbohydrate kinase family protein — protein MRTGILAAGNFIIDYVKIIDAWPEQDMLSSIRSETSSNGGGPYNVLKDLAAMGVGYPLEACGLVGDDANGAWIQQDCAKTGINTRQLHHTASSPTSYTDAMTVVSTGRRTFFHQRGANAHFNETHVDFTATNAKHFHLGYLMLLDAMDSFVSSGRTRASLALEAAKKSGLTTSVDIVSTENPQFREIAESALPYTDVLIINEIEAGKVAGMNLKKGEAVDVDGCVAAARALLDRGVLQQVVIHFVEGGVVVSKDGAVAKQSSLKLPTGFIVGATGAGDAFAAGYLHGWHEQWDVSRCLKTAVCTAAACLTHATPSLGLRPVDECLNLGEAYGYRSL, from the coding sequence ATGCGCACCGGAATCCTCGCCGCGGGTAATTTCATCATCGACTACGTGAAGATCATCGACGCGTGGCCGGAGCAGGACATGCTCTCGAGCATCCGCTCGGAGACCTCCAGCAATGGAGGCGGACCGTACAATGTGCTCAAGGACCTCGCCGCGATGGGCGTGGGCTATCCTCTGGAGGCCTGTGGGTTGGTGGGAGATGATGCCAACGGCGCGTGGATCCAGCAGGACTGCGCAAAGACGGGGATCAATACGCGGCAGCTTCATCACACCGCGAGCTCACCCACGAGCTATACGGACGCCATGACAGTGGTATCCACGGGACGGCGTACCTTCTTCCATCAGCGCGGGGCGAATGCGCACTTCAATGAAACCCATGTGGACTTCACCGCGACGAACGCGAAGCATTTCCATCTCGGCTATCTCATGCTGCTGGATGCGATGGACAGCTTTGTGAGCAGCGGTCGCACACGCGCCTCGCTCGCCTTGGAAGCCGCGAAGAAAAGCGGGCTCACTACTTCGGTGGACATCGTCAGCACGGAGAACCCGCAGTTCCGTGAGATTGCGGAGAGTGCCTTGCCGTACACCGACGTGCTGATCATCAATGAAATCGAGGCCGGCAAGGTGGCGGGTATGAATTTGAAGAAGGGCGAGGCCGTTGATGTGGACGGTTGTGTGGCTGCCGCGCGAGCCTTGCTGGATCGAGGCGTGCTACAGCAGGTCGTGATCCACTTTGTGGAGGGTGGTGTGGTCGTTTCAAAAGATGGAGCGGTCGCCAAGCAAAGCTCCTTGAAGCTGCCCACAGGGTTTATCGTGGGCGCCACGGGCGCGGGTGATGCCTTTGCCGCAGGCTATTTGCATGGCTGGCATGAACAGTGGGACGTCTCCCGTTGTCTGAAGACCGCCGTATGCACTGCTGCCGCGTGTCTCACGCATGCCACGCCCTCCTTGGGTTTGCGTCCTGTGGATGAATGCCTGAACCTTGGTGAAGCCTATGGCTACCGCAGTCTTTGA
- a CDS encoding FAD-binding oxidoreductase: MSSSVPSAIIHATAKPLNEAVLAELRAIVGAEAVLTADEDLIPYSFDGTAALKQRPACVVFPRSTEQVSACVKLAAREGRQVVTRGSGTGLSGGSVPMGGCMVLCLVKLDHILELDEKNLTMRAQCGVITKEIDDAAAKHGLFYPPDPGSMKISTIGGNVAENSGGLRGLKYGVTRDYIMGMTVVLPDGEISRLGNKCVKDVAGYSLKDLFIGSEGTLGIITEVLLKLLPRPAARRTMLAMYDSMEAAAETVSAIIAARIIPCTLEFLDRMTVQCVEDYARIGLPTDVEALLLMETDGHPAAVEDEASRMMEIARSHGAREVKMAADDAEGARLASARRNAFSALARVKPTTILEDVTVPRSELARMVKFINATAAKHRLLIGTFGHMGDGNLHPTFLTNEKDTEEMHRVELALQEIVDETLAVGGTVTGEHGVGLAKKAFLRQQFGDVSYVLLQKVKKALDPNGLLNPGKIFD, from the coding sequence ATGAGTAGTTCTGTTCCATCCGCGATTATTCACGCAACTGCCAAGCCTTTGAACGAGGCGGTGCTTGCGGAGCTTCGTGCTATCGTCGGCGCAGAGGCGGTGCTGACGGCGGACGAGGATCTCATTCCGTACAGCTTCGATGGTACGGCGGCGCTGAAGCAGCGTCCTGCGTGCGTGGTGTTTCCTCGCAGCACGGAGCAAGTCTCTGCGTGCGTAAAGCTGGCCGCACGCGAGGGGAGGCAAGTCGTGACGCGTGGAAGCGGCACTGGCTTGAGTGGCGGCAGCGTGCCGATGGGAGGCTGCATGGTGCTTTGCCTCGTGAAGCTCGACCACATTCTCGAGCTGGATGAGAAAAATCTCACCATGCGTGCGCAGTGCGGCGTGATCACGAAAGAGATTGATGACGCTGCTGCGAAGCACGGCCTCTTCTATCCGCCCGACCCGGGTTCAATGAAGATCAGTACCATCGGTGGGAATGTCGCTGAGAATAGCGGCGGGCTTCGTGGACTGAAGTATGGCGTTACGCGGGACTACATCATGGGCATGACCGTGGTGTTGCCGGATGGCGAGATCTCACGCCTGGGAAACAAATGCGTGAAGGATGTTGCCGGATACTCGTTGAAGGATTTGTTTATCGGTAGCGAGGGCACGCTGGGCATCATCACGGAAGTGCTGTTGAAATTGCTCCCGCGTCCAGCCGCACGACGCACCATGCTGGCCATGTATGACTCCATGGAGGCGGCCGCAGAAACGGTGAGCGCCATCATTGCGGCACGCATCATCCCCTGCACGCTGGAGTTTCTGGACCGCATGACGGTGCAGTGCGTGGAGGACTATGCGCGCATCGGCCTGCCCACGGATGTGGAGGCGCTGCTGCTCATGGAGACGGATGGTCATCCTGCTGCAGTAGAGGATGAAGCCTCACGCATGATGGAGATTGCCCGGAGCCATGGAGCCCGTGAAGTGAAAATGGCGGCAGACGATGCGGAAGGCGCGCGACTCGCCTCTGCGCGACGCAATGCCTTCTCCGCGCTGGCTCGAGTGAAACCCACGACCATCTTGGAAGACGTCACGGTGCCCCGCAGCGAACTCGCCCGCATGGTGAAGTTCATCAATGCGACGGCGGCGAAACACCGCCTCCTCATCGGAACCTTTGGCCATATGGGAGATGGGAATTTGCATCCCACCTTCCTGACAAATGAGAAGGATACCGAGGAAATGCATCGAGTGGAGCTGGCGCTGCAGGAGATTGTGGATGAGACACTTGCGGTCGGCGGGACGGTGACTGGGGAGCATGGTGTGGGCCTCGCAAAGAAGGCCTTTCTACGTCAGCAGTTTGGTGATGTGAGCTACGTGCTTTTGCAGAAGGTGAAAAAGGCACTCGACCCCAATGGGCTCTTGAACCCAGGAAAGATCTTTGATTAA
- a CDS encoding (Fe-S)-binding protein — protein MSAERAGTQKQTGKLLLKELDYSVLQQCMHCGMCLPTCPTYMETKRERNSPRGRIALMRAIADDEATVSKSFADEMYYCLGCLACQTACPAGVNYVELFETARADIEKTGAAGHGQRDFWRWLTLEVLFMKPRLLRFVGVLMRWYQQSGVESFVRKFGLTRLAPKGLRDLEPQSPRIAPDFSDAIINTVELPQGTHRYRVGMLTGCMQDLVFPDVNRATVDVLLANGCEVITPRVQSCCGSLHGHNGATHLAKELARRQLDAFEVETLDAIITNAGGCGSHLKHYGHLLHDDPAYAERAALWDSKVKDIHEWLVQIGFRKPQAGVHVPEVTYHESCHLCHGQKVMSQPRAVLNAIPGLKVIELPESNWCCGSAGIYNITQPEQSAKLLDRKLGNIEQTGACAVATSNPGCHLQLAFGLKNRVQAMCREVTQPVTLLAEAYRREKGDSRFCQEATRCNS, from the coding sequence ATGAGTGCGGAGCGGGCGGGGACTCAGAAGCAAACTGGCAAACTCCTGCTCAAGGAGCTGGACTACTCCGTCCTGCAGCAGTGCATGCACTGCGGCATGTGCCTGCCGACGTGCCCAACTTACATGGAGACCAAGCGGGAACGGAACAGCCCGCGTGGTCGCATCGCCCTCATGAGGGCGATCGCGGATGATGAAGCCACGGTCAGCAAGTCCTTCGCGGATGAGATGTACTACTGCCTCGGCTGCCTGGCCTGCCAGACAGCGTGCCCCGCAGGCGTGAACTACGTGGAGCTTTTCGAGACGGCCCGAGCGGACATCGAGAAAACCGGTGCCGCGGGCCATGGGCAGCGTGACTTCTGGCGCTGGCTCACGCTGGAGGTGCTCTTCATGAAGCCGCGCTTGTTGCGCTTTGTGGGAGTGCTCATGCGCTGGTACCAGCAGAGTGGAGTGGAGAGTTTTGTGCGGAAGTTCGGACTCACGCGCCTGGCTCCCAAAGGTCTGCGTGATCTGGAGCCCCAGTCACCACGCATCGCTCCGGACTTTTCGGATGCCATCATCAATACCGTCGAGCTGCCGCAAGGCACACATCGCTATCGCGTGGGTATGCTCACGGGCTGCATGCAGGACCTCGTGTTCCCGGATGTGAATCGTGCCACGGTGGATGTGCTCCTCGCCAATGGGTGTGAGGTGATCACGCCACGGGTGCAGTCCTGCTGCGGATCCCTGCACGGGCACAATGGCGCGACGCATTTGGCGAAGGAACTGGCGCGACGTCAGCTTGATGCCTTCGAGGTGGAAACACTCGACGCCATCATCACCAACGCCGGTGGCTGCGGCTCCCATCTCAAACACTACGGACACCTGCTGCATGATGATCCTGCGTACGCGGAGCGTGCTGCGCTCTGGGATTCGAAAGTGAAGGATATTCACGAATGGTTGGTGCAGATCGGTTTCCGTAAGCCACAGGCAGGTGTGCATGTGCCTGAGGTGACCTACCACGAGTCCTGCCATCTCTGCCACGGGCAGAAGGTGATGAGTCAGCCGCGTGCGGTGTTGAATGCCATTCCTGGATTGAAGGTGATCGAACTGCCCGAGAGCAACTGGTGCTGCGGCAGTGCCGGCATCTACAACATCACCCAGCCGGAGCAATCGGCGAAGCTGCTGGATCGCAAGCTGGGCAACATTGAGCAGACCGGTGCTTGTGCGGTGGCGACGTCCAATCCGGGGTGCCATCTGCAACTGGCGTTTGGATTGAAGAATCGCGTGCAGGCGATGTGCCGTGAGGTGACGCAGCCGGTGACGTTGCTGGCAGAGGCGTACCGGCGGGAGAAGGGTGACTCGCGCTTTTGCCAAGAAGCAACCCGTTGCAACTCGTAA
- a CDS encoding SMI1/KNR4 family protein, which translates to MFEAVSKGPACCSADIEEFESFLHTELPVEYKNFLMQFNGCIPAYNCDSHHTPIDLPGGKTITVHQFYSLSNQCEPIRNLHEETENCIGFLPSTAFPFAHDSFGNVLCLECDSGNVHWILLEERYTLDYMRVFDLGVTFKVFLEGLQAGPYSE; encoded by the coding sequence ATGTTTGAAGCAGTATCGAAAGGGCCCGCCTGCTGTTCCGCGGATATTGAAGAGTTCGAAAGCTTCCTCCACACCGAGCTACCTGTCGAATACAAGAATTTTCTAATGCAATTCAACGGGTGCATCCCGGCGTACAACTGCGACAGCCATCATACGCCAATCGACCTTCCGGGTGGCAAAACAATTACCGTTCATCAATTCTATTCATTGTCGAATCAATGCGAGCCTATTCGTAATCTGCATGAGGAGACAGAGAACTGCATTGGCTTTCTGCCATCCACTGCATTTCCATTCGCTCATGACTCGTTTGGAAATGTTCTTTGCCTCGAGTGTGATTCGGGGAATGTGCATTGGATACTGCTCGAAGAACGATACACGCTTGACTACATGCGTGTCTTTGACCTGGGCGTTACGTTCAAAGTCTTCCTTGAAGGCTTACAAGCTGGTCCATATTCAGAGTAA